The Lactuca sativa cultivar Salinas chromosome 2, Lsat_Salinas_v11, whole genome shotgun sequence genome includes a window with the following:
- the LOC111921604 gene encoding gibberellin-regulated protein 6, translating to MAKFFAVFLIALIAISMLQATVSAKGGHGGGFGPGSLTSSQCPGQCIRRCSKTQYHKPCMFFCQKCCAKCLCVPPGFYGNKQVCPCYNNWKTKEGGPKCP from the exons ATGGCTAAGTTCTTCGCTGTCTTCCTCATAGCTCTGATCGCCATTTCCATGCTTCAAGCAACT GTCTCGGCAAAGGGAGGACATGGAGGCGGATTCGGACCTGGAAGTTTGACAAGCTCTC AGTGCCCTGGGCAATGCATAAGGAGATGCAGCAAAACGCAGTACCACAAGCCATGCATGTTCTTCTGTCAAAAGTGCTGTGCAAAATGTCTGTGTGTGCCTCCAGGTTTCTATGGAAATAAACAAGTATGTCCATGCTACAACAACTGGAAAACCAAGGAAGGTGGTCCTAAATGCCCTTAG